The following is a genomic window from Lysinibacillus sp. G4S2.
ACTCACTGAAAATGACGCGCAAGATGTTTTCAATTGCTTCTCTAATCCTGATGTATTACGTCACTATGGCCAGAAACCATTAACAAGTTTAGATCAGGTTAAGCAAATAATAATTAATTTTTCAAAGAATTATGATGAAAAACGCGGTATTAAATGGGGAATTGCATTAAAAGGACAGAAAAGTATTATTGGTACTATTGGTTTTCAAGAGTGGTCCACTGAACATAAAAGAGCTGACATTAGTTATGCACTTTTTCCTGAGAACTGGGGAAAAGGGTATGCAAAGGAAGCTGTTCATAGAGTCATATCATTTGGCTTTCAAGAGATGGATTTACTGCGTATAGGGGCAATTGTTTTTACCGAAAATGATGCTTCAAATAAGCTATTAGAAAAATTAGGCTTTGAAAAAGAAGGGGTATTAAGAAATTATATGCACCAAAACGGTGTTCCATTTGATACGAATATTTTTTCTTTAATAAAGTAAAAACATAAAGGTCCAGGTACTCAAAATGATTGAGAATCTGGACTTTTTGTCTTCCATCTTTTTTAACTATATGGCTGGAACTTAATAGATTTTGCTTGATACATTTTGTCACGATATTCATAAACAATAACAATTTCCCCAATAAAACTGACAGGAGATACTTGTCCACTTACCTTTGCAATAAGTTGATTGTCTTGTACTTCGTAATGAATTATATTTCCGAAGGCGATATCATCAAATAAGTTTGAAGGCAGTATATCTAAAGGTGGTATATCAACTGTATAAGTTATATCACCAACTTTGATTTCGGCTGTAGTAGTCGTTAAACTTGTTTTTACGTTTTTATAGATAATTGCCATAGGATTATCAACAAGAACGTCCATCAATCCGTGTGTATCTCTATAAACATGAACCTCTTCATCTAATAAACCTGTGCCATATCCTTTTGTCAAAATAATGATTAATTCTTTTTCTCCATCTTTATTGATGTCTTCGTAATGTATTTGCGGGGCGTATGCGGGGTTAGTAACGTTTATCCAAAAAGGTCTGAAGTAAGTTTCCCCTTTAAAATCAATTTTAAAATCTTGATATAGGTCCCCTATTTTCTTTGCATACAAAGTTATTTTTTCATTGCTTAATTTTGAAACTAATTCATACTCTTCATTTTTTGCTTCTGCGATAGTAACAACAATAAGAAAAATGGTAAGCAGTAAAATAATGTATTTTTTCATAAGCAACACCTCGTTTTAGTGTTCCTTACTATAGCCTCTTTATGCTGATGGTTGAACTTATGAGCAAATATTTAGTCATCGTATTGTTAAATTTGAAAATTAATCTTCAAACAACAAAGCTTCTGCAATCTGCTATAAAATATGTAATTGCAATTGTCCATATTTAGAATGAAAAAATGAATAGGGTCACCCGGAGGAAAGTGACCCTTATTAGTAAATTTTGAAGGTGAAGGGGTAAATTATTATTACCCTTCTAAAATATGGGCAACAGAGATACTGGCGTTGGTGATAATTAATATTTCATGAAACTTGCGCCGACAATAATCAATAGAATGAATAGAACAACAATTAAGGCAAATCTTGAACTAGAACCACTACCATAACCTGAATAGTCCATACCTACTTCCCTCCTTTCTATAATCTATAATATGTATAGTTGTAAAAAGGATGGAAGGTAATCATCTAATCAATTAGAATAAAAAAAGGCCACCCTGAACAAGTGACCCCGAAATGAGGAAGTATTAGTAAAAATAACTTGCCCTTACTATTACAACATGTTTTACACATAAATGATCATATTGAAGGCTTTAACTTTATCCATAATGAAGATTTTGAATAAAAGCTAAAGCCTTTTATCAAAAAAATGTTAATTTAGTACAAGAAAGTAGCGCCGACAATAATTAGTAGGATGAATAGAACAACAATTAGTACGAATGTTGAACTAGAGCCACCACCATAATTAGAGCATCCCATAAAATATTCCTCCTTTCTACCACTTATAATATGTATAGTTGTGGAAAGAGGGGGAGTTAATCATCCAATCAATTGAATTTCCCTCCGAAAAAAATTAAATCAATCATATATTTTTTCTTTTCTCATTAAATTCACATCCTAAGGTTCAATACATACGTTTTAAATATTTAGGAATTACACAATAAATAACAGATAACTTTAGTTTGTTATCTGTTATTATTTCTTCATTCATTTTTGAGAGGGATCTACCATGTCACCTGAAAAATTATTCTCAAGATTCTCTTTTGTTTCAGCATTGACGGTTTTTTCTTTTGCTTCTGCTTGTTCACTAGCTGGAGCTTCATCTTTAGAAGAACATGCTGTTAATAGTAGAGCTGCCATTGCTCCGATATACAAAAAATTTTTCATTCCTGTAACCTCCGTTATTGTTAATTCGTTACGTTTAGATTGCGCACATTTCACTTGAAATATGACTGAAATGGCAATGATAAAATTTTGTTTTGTAACAAAAAATGAATAATTGTCGTTAAACAATAAAAGGGGGAAATAGGCATGAAGAGAATTGTAGGGTTCGTCACAATTTGCGGATTGGTATTAGTAGGTTGTTCATATAAAGAATCCAACGACATAATAAAACAGGATAATAGTCCGAAATTTGTTGGAGATGTTTTAGCCAAGGAAACTGAGTGGAAAGAAAGTGAGTATTTTACATCTGGAAATTTAAATTTGATTGGTGAACCGCAATTATTAGGATTTACGAATAGTAAAGAAGAAAAAATAATTGCTGGCAAAGCAGGGAAATATGCCTGGCACTTTTGGGGAGAAAGCATCAAAACAGGAGACTTCCTTAGCGTAAAAGGGACTCACCAATTAACGCAAAAAGAAATTGAATTGGTTACAAATGCTAAGTTACTTGGGCCAAACAGTGGGGCAGATAACCATGCTCCAACCAATATGACTTTTCCAAAGGGCGGTATGTGGAAGCTTGATGCTTATATTGATGGGAAGTTGTTTGGTAGCGTTTTTGTAAAAGTGGAAAATTAAATACATAACCACATTAAGCAATTGAAACATACCATGCTATCAATCGAGAGAGCCTGGTAGCTCACTATTAATGACAATAGACAATTTATAAATTGTTATTAGAAATATTATGGAAGCTGACAAGCATTGGACAAGCTTTATCAACGAAAGAGGAATCACTGCTCATGTATTCGTTCCAGAAGATGGTGAGGAATACAATAACTGTAGCTAAATCCTGTAAAGTAAATATAGGATGTTCTTTTTATAGAAAAACAGACAACATCATTAGTTATCTGTTTTTCTGGTTTGTTTAGTTATTAATTTCTAAGCGCATTTTACAACTCATTTCTTTATATCCATGTTTTTCATACAAAGTAAAAGCGCCATTATTTTCTGCCAGAACGCTTAACTCCAAATAATCTAATTTACGTTCTTCTGCCCATTTCTTTGCCTCTTGTAGCAAAAGTGAACCAATGCCCTTGCTCTGGTATTGACCTGCAACAATTACATCCATAATATATGCATAATTATGCTGGACAATACAAGAATAAGGAGGAGTAGTTAATTCTTGAATTAACAAAAAGCCGGCAATACTGTTATCTATTTCAGCAACAAAAATATCTGATTTTTCTTCTGAAATTGTGTTTGTAAGAAACTTCACATCCTGTTTTGCTGGAGCTATATACTTTGGTTGGAGTTTTGACATTTCTAAAAACAGTTCTTCATATAATATTTCTATTTGCGGGATATCTTCTAATGTTGCAACTTTAATATTCATAAATTCTACCTCCATTCGAATTTCATACCATTCCATTCTACTATATTCTGTAATTTTTATAAATGATATGCAAATTGAACAAAAAACTCGTATAGCTAACACCGTATAAACCGCATAGGAATTCCAATACTAAAGCTGTTTTAAACTTTCAGTATGAGAAAGGAGGAGTTCATCAGTGCGATTTTTAACATGGATAATTTTAGGCGCGGCTACTATTTATGGTGTCCTGAAACGCTTTGGGATATTAAATTCCAACAAAGCACAACAAATGATACCGTCTATGCAGCAAGCTACGACACCAGTACAATTAGTAGCAAACAGTAATCCACTTACCGCAAATACACCAAAACAATAAATAATGCACTATCTAGCTTATAGACAATTAACTGTAAAGGTCTATAAGCTTTTACATAAAAAATGAAAGCTTATTTCCCTCTTTACAAAAGTATCCAGAAAAATGTATAGTTGTGTTAAATATATGGTGAAACGGGGTTTTGATTATTTATGATGAAACTTATTAATGGCTAATAGAATTTTAAATAATTTTAAAGTGCAATAAGACAAATTAAGGTCTATACCTTAATTCTTTTTAGTTCGCCCATTTGCACAATAGCGATTAGAAGTCATCATATCTATTCAGATTATATATTCAATAATTTCTATAAGCCTCTAGTAGGGTCAAGGTAAAATCCGGACATATAGTTCATTTGTGCGGAAGCCGAGGCGACAACGGTAGTTTATCTATGTCCCAGCTACTATTACACTGAGGAGTATTGATCTATATTGAATTTAAATTTGACTATGAGAAGGATTTCTTCTTATAGTTTTTTTTTATGTCTTTTTGGGGGTGTGTAAAATGGTAATGTCTCAATTACTTACTTTGAGTTAACAAAATAGAGAAATGAGGCGTAAATATGACAAATTATCAATTAGTATATGATTACAAAGACAATCAAAAGTATAGAGAAAGTTTCAATGAATTAGCAGAGTTAGTTTTTGGATTAGATTTTAGCCAATGGTATGAAAAAGGCTGCTGGAACGATCAATATATTTGTTATTCATATGTGGATGGTGAAAAAGTAATTGCAAATGCATCAATAAGTAAAATGACTGTTGCTGTAAACAGCGAGGATTATAAAGCCATACAAGTTGGTACAGTAATGACGCATCC
Proteins encoded in this region:
- a CDS encoding GNAT family N-acetyltransferase translates to MFPILDTERLVLRELTENDAQDVFNCFSNPDVLRHYGQKPLTSLDQVKQIIINFSKNYDEKRGIKWGIALKGQKSIIGTIGFQEWSTEHKRADISYALFPENWGKGYAKEAVHRVISFGFQEMDLLRIGAIVFTENDASNKLLEKLGFEKEGVLRNYMHQNGVPFDTNIFSLIK
- a CDS encoding YjcZ family sporulation protein, whose translation is MDYSGYGSGSSSRFALIVVLFILLIIVGASFMKY
- a CDS encoding GNAT family N-acetyltransferase produces the protein MNIKVATLEDIPQIEILYEELFLEMSKLQPKYIAPAKQDVKFLTNTISEEKSDIFVAEIDNSIAGFLLIQELTTPPYSCIVQHNYAYIMDVIVAGQYQSKGIGSLLLQEAKKWAEERKLDYLELSVLAENNGAFTLYEKHGYKEMSCKMRLEINN
- a CDS encoding YjcZ family sporulation protein yields the protein MGCSNYGGGSSSTFVLIVVLFILLIIVGATFLY